A section of the Phaseolus vulgaris cultivar G19833 chromosome 8, P. vulgaris v2.0, whole genome shotgun sequence genome encodes:
- the LOC137826336 gene encoding uncharacterized protein — protein MVLPPESQLDSNPDGPPNFRSLTWRDLINSCWKDADYKRVAMARLVKAVYMLELDRQENRTQENALAPSWWMPLKYKLTHKLIDKRDGSIFGAIFEWDRSAALADFIPIRPNGAPKAVLALRGTLLRSHTRRRDIEDDIRFAAWESLKGSFRFKETLEALLSVSDKHGSRNVCIAGHSLGAGFGLQVGKELAKEGINVEAHLFNPPSVSLAMNIGYIGEKAEYVWNGLKSMFASGNELQGSNDGHKTYGISVKRFKRRLSSMMDAGFGVGNRVPHLYINSNDYISCLYFYTDGTREITDNENMVPADGENVAKLFVVSKKNQEFLEAHSLKQWLSSDAELEQDIHNCKLMSKQLTSLNIATPSLLILLLYPHFVSFATTHINIRETTDYVWNILKSVPLSSGKTQVSNDGDNTFGVGLKGWIPQFSRLKDASFWVVKCVSYLNVYNKNDGTREKMMEENKDPTTRQLRAKWFVDSKEKHEFLAAHGLEQWWPSDAELLQTIHDREHIRGKFRHLYTSSTHWEATQLLNPPFVTLAVNLSKIGERQEFIWKWNILKSMLPSSSETQGSISNDRDKSSEVELKSWIPQLSSLKDAGFAVGKWVPHMYSNSSDYVSRQLRSLYSSTPSQVSHLFNLPSIVPDMSHRNTREEVGFVCETQDDNDKISGTDLKSWIPQLSFLKDTGFGVSNWISQLYARKSNDTVENMDVGPSHVAQGKPS, from the exons ATGGTGCTTCCACCTGAAAGTCAGCTTGATAGCAACCCAGATGGCCCTCCCAACTTCAGAAGCCTCACTTGGAGAGACCTTATCAATTCTTGCTG GAAGGATGCAGATTATAAACGTGTGGCCATGGCTCGGCTTGTAAAGGCAGTTTACATGCTTGAACTTGATAGGCAGGAGAACAGAACACAGGAAAATGCTCTTGCTCCAAGTTGGTGGATGCCCTTGAAGTACAAGCTCACCCACAAATTGATTGATAAAAGAGATGGATCTATTTTTGGTGCAATATTTGAATGGGATAGATCTGCAGCATTGGCCGACTTTATACCAATTAGACCAAATGGTGCACCTAAAGCTGTTTTGGCACTCAGAGGAACATTACTCAGAAGCCATACCAGGCGAAGAGATATTGAAGATGACATCCGTTTTGCTGCTTGGGAAAGCTTGAAGGGCTCTTTCAGGTTTAAAGAAACTTTGGAGGCACTGCTATCAGTTTCTGATAAACATGGAAGCAGGAATGTTTGCATTGCAGGGCATTCCTTGGGGGCTGGATTTGGTCTTCAGGTGGGAAAGGAACTAGCAAAAGAAGGGATTAATGTGGAGGCACATCTATTTAATCCACCTTCTGTTTCACTAGCCATGAATATTGGATATATTGGAGAGAAGGCAGAATATGTCTGGAATGGACTTAAATCTATGTTTGCATCAGGTAATGAACTTCAAGGTAGCAATGATGGGCACAAGACTTATGGTATAAGTGTGAAGCGATTTAAGCGTCGGTTATCAAGTATGATGGATGCTGGTTTTGGTGTTGGAAATAGGGTTCCTCATTTGTATATTAACAGCAATGACTATATCAGTTGTCTTTACTTTTATACTGATGGAACCAGAGAGATCACAGACAATGAAAATATGGTTCCTGCAGATGGAGAAAATGTAGCGAAGTTGTTTGTTGTCTCGAAGAAAAACCAGGAATTTCTTGAGGCGCATAGCCTGAAACAATGGTTGTCAAGTGATGCAGAACTTGAGCAGGATATCCATAATTGCAAACTCATGAGCAAGCAACTTACGTCTTTGAACATTGCTACACCTTCACTACTAATACTTTTACTTTATCCACATTTTGTTTCATTTGCCACGACTCACATTAACATTAGAGAAACGACTGATTACGTCTGGAATATACTAAAATCTGTGCCCCTTTCTAGTGGAAAAACCCAAGTCAGCAATGATGGAGACAATACTTTTGGTGTAGGTTTGAAGGGTTGGATACCGCAGTTTTCTCGCTTGAAGGATGCTAGCTTTTGGGTGGTGAAATGTGTTTCTTATCTGAATGTTTACAACAAGAATGATGGCACAAGAGAAAAGATGATGGAGGAGAATAAGGATCCTACAACTCGGCAACTTAGAGCAAAGTGGTTTGTTGATTCCAAAGAAAAACATGAATTTCTTGCAGCTCATGGCCTAGAACAATGGTGGCCAAGTGATGCCGAACTTCTGCAAACTATCCATGATAGGGAACACATACGCGGAAAGTTTAGGCATTTATACACCAGTAGTACTCATTGGGAAGCAACACAGTTATTAAATCCACCTTTTGTTACACTTGCTGTGAATCTCAGTAAAATTGGAGAAAGGCAAGAATTTATCTGGAAATGGAATATTCTTAAATCTATGCTTCCTTCGAGTAGTGAAACTCAAGGGAGCATTAGCAATGATAGGGACAAGAGTTCAGAAGTAGAATTGAAGAGTTGGATACCTCAGTTATCTAGCTTGAAGGATGCTGGTTTTGCAGTGGGCAAATGGGTTCCTCATATGTATAGTAACAGCAGTGACTATGTAAGCAGGCAACTTAGATCATTATACTCATCGACACCTTCTCAAGTATCTCATCTATTCAATCTGCCTTCTATTGTACCAGACATGAGTCATAGAAATACTAGAGAAGAGGTAGGATTTGTCTGCGAAACTCAGGATGACAATGACAAGATATCAGGTACTGATTTGAAGAGTTGGATACCTCAATTATCTTTCTTGAAGGATACTGGCTTTGGAGTGAGCAATTGGATTTCTCAACTGTATGCTCGCAAGAGTAATGACACAGTAGAGAATATGGATGTAGGTCCTTCGCACGTAGCACAAGGAAAGCCAAGTTGA
- the LOC137823574 gene encoding conserved oligomeric Golgi complex subunit 5, producing MASPAAARSPVSAGASPMQRLSTFKSPSAGAASVTTPTSSALDSLALDPIFSAFLSPSFSSTSFSSAALSSGSPASTAEKLHHAIRLLENQLRSEVLSRHHDLLSQLSSLHHADHALSTLRSSLSSLQSSVRRLRSELSDPHRAVTAKTTQLSNLHLTTELLQHSIRALRLSKKLRDLMAADPEKLDLAKAAQLHYEILSLCDEYDLGGIDAVDEEIVWVRETGDLVRSEAMKVLERGMEGLNQAEVGTGLQVFYNLGELKVTVEQVVNKYKGLGAKSVSVALDMKAVTGGSGYGPGGIRSSGTPHIGGGAKAREALWHRLGSCMDQLHSIAVAVWHLQRVLSKKRDPFSHVLLLDEVIQEGDPMLTERVWEAIAKAFANQMKSAFTASSFVKEIFTMGYPKLYSMIENLLERISHDTDVKGVLPAINSSGKEQIISAIEIFQNAFLAHCLGRLSDLVNSVFPMSSRGSVPSKEQISRIITRIQEEIEAVQVDARLTLLVLREIGKVLILLAERAEYQISTGPESRQVSGPATPAQLKNFTLCQHLQDVHTRISSMLKGMPSIAADVLSASLGAIYGVACDSVTSLFQAMLDRLESCILQIHDHNFGVHGMDAAMDNNASPYMEELQKCILHFRSEFLSRLLPSRNSVGPGTENISTRLVQSMASRVLVFFIRHASLVRPLSESGKLRMARDMAELELAVGQNLFPVEQLGAPYRALRAFRPLIFLETSHLASSPLLQDLPPNVILHHLYTRAPEELQSPLQRNKLTPLQYSLWLDSQWEDQIWKGIKATLDDYATNVRSRGDKEFSPVYPLMLQLGSSLIEKDQTSSKS from the exons ATGGCGTCACCAGCGGCGGCAAGGTCGCCGGTATCCGCCGGCGCATCCCCGATGCAACGCCTCTCCACCTTCAAGAGTCCCTCCGCCGGCGCTGCGAGCGTCACCACCCCGACGTCCTCGGCCCTCGATTCTCTCGCCTTGGATCCCATCTTCTCCGCCTTCCTCTCCCCGTCCTTCTCCTCCACCTCCTTCTCCTCCGCCGCCCTCTCCTCTGGATCCCCGGCCTCCACCGCCGAGAAGCTCCACCACGCGATCCGCCTCCTCGAGAACCAGCTCCGCTCGGAGGTCCTCTCGCGGCACCACGATCTCCTCTCGCAGCTCTCCTCCCTCCACCACGCCGACCACGCTCTCTCCACTCTCCGATCCTCGCTCTCCTCGCTCCAGTCCTCCGTCCGCCGCCTCCGTTCCGAGCTCTCCGACCCGCACCGCGCCGTCACCGCCAAAACCACTCAGCTCTCCAACCTCCACCTTACCACAGAGCTCCTGCAGCATTCGATCCGCGCCCTCCGCCTCTCCAAGAAGCTTCGCGATCTCATGGCCGCTGACCCCGAAAAACTCGATCTCGCCAAGGCAGCGCAGCTGCACTACGAAATCTTAAGCCTGTGCGACGAGTACGACCTTGGTGGCATCGACGCCGTCGACGAAGAGATTGTTTGGGTTAGGGAGACCGGAGATTTGGTTCGGAGCGAGGCGATGAAGGTTCTGGAACGCGGAATGGAAGGGTTGAACCAGGCCGAGGTTGGAACAGGGTTGCAGGTTTTCTACAATCTCGGAGAATTGAAGGTCActgtggagcaggtggtgaataAGTACAAGGGTTTGGGTGCTAAGAGTGTGAGTGTGGCGTTGGATATGAAGGCTGTTACGGGTGGAAGTGGATACGGTCCCGGTGGGATTAGAAGTTCTGGAACGCCCCACATTGGAGGAGGAGCTAAGGCTAGAGAGGCTTTGTGGCACAGGTTGGGGAGTTGCATGGATCAGTTGCATTCTATTGCTGTTGCTGTGTGGCATTTGCAGAGGGTGCTCTCCAAGAAACGGGATCCATTTAGCCATGTTTTGTTGCTTGATGAGGTCATTCAG GAAGGTGATCCCATGCTAACAGAACGAGTTTGGGAGGCCATTGCAAAGGCTTTTGCCAACCAAATGAAGTCTGCTTTCACTGCATCAAGTTTTGTTAAAGAGATTTTTACAATGGGATATCCAAAGCTTTATTCCATGATAGAGAATCTACTTGAAAGAATTTCACATGACACAGATGTCAAAGGAGTATTACCAGCTATCAATTCGTCTGGGAAAGAGCAGATAATTTCAGCCATTGAAATATTCCAGAATGCATTTTTGGCTCATTGCTTGGGTCGCCTTTCAGATCTAGTGAATTCTGTATTTCCAATGTCTAGCCGTGGTAGTGTACCCTCCAAGGAACAAATATCAAGGATTATAACACGCATTCAGGAAGAGATAGAAGCTGTTCAGGTGGATGCACGTTTAACTCTTCTTGTTTTGCGCGAAATTGGCAAGGTTTTAATTCTTCTTGCAGAACGGGCTGAATACCAG ATCTCCACTGGTCCTGAATCACGTCAAGTAAGTGGTCCTGCAACACCAGCACAgctcaagaactttacattgtGTCAGCATCTTCAAGATGTTCATACACGAATATCATCTATGCTTAAAGGAATGCCTAGTATTGCTGCAGATGTGTTGTCAGCTTCATTAGGTGCAATATATGGTGTTGCCTGTGATTCTGTAACATCTTTATTCCAGGCAATGCTGGATCGTCTTGAGTCTTGCATATTGCAAATACATGATCATAACTTTGGAGTGCATGGAATGGATGCTGCTATGGACAACAATGCATCACCTTATATGGAGGAGCTCCAGAAGTGCATTCTTCACTTTCGCAGTGAGTTTCTATCAAGGTTGTTGCCTTCCAGAAATTCCGTAGGTCCTGGGACAGAAAACATATCCACCAGGCTTGTCCAGAGTATGGCTTCACGGGTTCTAGTATTCTTCATCCGACATGCTTCCCTTGTCAGACCACTTTCAGAATCAGGCAAGTTGAGGATGGCAAGGGATATGGCTGAATTGGAGTTAGCTGTGGGCCAAAATTTGTTCCCTGTTGAGCAACTTGGTGCACCATATCGAGCACTTAGAGCATTTCGTCCACTTATTTTCTTGGAAACATCCCATCTTGCATCATCTCctcttcttcaagatctgccacCTAATGTCATACTTCATCACCTGTATACCCGTGCTCCTGAAGAATTGCAGTCACCACTGCAAAGAAACAAACTAACACCATTGCAGTATTCGTTGTGGCTAGATTCTCAATGGGAGGATCAAATCTGGAAGGGCATCAAAGCAACACTTGATGATTATGCTACAAATGTGAGGAGCAGAGGGGATAAGGAGTTTAGCCCTGTTTATCCTCTCATGCTTCAATTGGGCTCCTCCTTGATTGAAAAGGATCAGACTTCCTCAAAGTCTTGA